One Podarcis muralis chromosome 1, rPodMur119.hap1.1, whole genome shotgun sequence genomic window carries:
- the FLRT2 gene encoding leucine-rich repeat transmembrane protein FLRT2, whose amino-acid sequence MGPWTRMWPVDRVVFFKSWLVFSLGLSMQFSKALACPSVCRCDRNFVYCNERSLTSVPLGIPEGVTVLYLHNNQINNAGFPAELHNVQSVHTVYLYGNQLDEFPMNLPKNVRVLHLQENNIQTISRAALAQLLKLEELHLDDNSISTVGVEDGAFREAVSLKLLFLSKNHLSSVPVGLPVDLQELRVDENRIAIISDMAFQNLTSLERLIVDGNLLNNKGIADGTFSHLSKLKEFSIVRNSLTYPPPELPGTNLLRLSLQDNQISHIPLSAFSNLHQLERLDISNNQLRMLSRGVFDNLRNLKQLTARNNPWLCDCSIKWVTEWLKLIPSSINVRGFMCQGPEHVRGMAVRELNMNMLSCPTTTPDLTLVTQAPSTSLPTTVTPTSPVFTPSDKHTPLPHTVATLPTVPERDDEEKVTPPITEQFQLFIHIVNDTCIQVSWHSLFNVMAYKLTWVKMGHSLEGGIIQERIVSDKRQNISLASLEPKSTYRICLVPLDDFNNYRVGEDTVCSEGTTKASLLSNGSNTASSHEQTTSHNIGSPFLLAGLIGGAVVFVLVVLLSIFCWHMHKKGRYTSQKWKYNRGRRKDDYCEAGTKKDNSILEMTETSFQIVSLNNDQLLKGDFRLQPIYTPNGGINYTDCHIPNNMRYCNSSVSDLEHCHT is encoded by the coding sequence ATGGGCCCGTGGACTAGAATGTGGCCCGTGGACAGGGTTGTTTTCTTTAAATCATGGCTTGTCTTTTCTCTGGGCCTCTCCATGCAGTTCTCCAAAGCTCTGGCCTGTCCAAGTGTGTGCCGCTGTGACCGGAACTTTGTCTATTGTAACGAGCGAAGTTTGACCTCAGTGCCTCTTGGGATACCGGAGGGTGTAACTGTACTCTACCTCCACAATAACCAAATTAATAATGCTGGATTTCCTGCAGAGTTGCACAATGTCCAGTCTGTGCACACAGTCTACCTGTATGGCAACCAGCTGGATGAATtccccatgaatttgcccaagaATGTCAGGGTTCTCCACCTGCAGGAAAACAACATCCAGACCATTTCTCGGGCTGCTCTAGCACAGCTCTTGAAACTGGAAGAGCTGCACCTGGATGACAATTCCATCTCTACCGTGGGGGTTGAGGATGGGGCATTCCGGGAAGCTGTTAGCCTCAAGCTTCTATTCTTGTCCAAGAACCACTTAAGCAGTGTGCCTGTTGGCCTTCCAGTGGACTTACAAGAACTACGAGTCGACGAAAACCGCATTGCCATCATATCAGACATGGCCTTCCAGAATCTCACAAGCTTGGAACGTCTCATAGTAGATGGCAACCTCCTTAATAATAAAGGCATTGCAGATGGCACCTTCAGCCACCTATCCAAACTCAAAGAGTTCTCTATAGTACGGAATTCACTAACATACCCTCCCCCTGAACTCCCAGGTACAAACCTGCTTAGGCTTTCTCTACAGGACAACCAGATTTCACACATACCACTTTCAGCCTTTTCAAACCTCCACCAGCTGGAGAGACTCGATATTTCCAACAATCAGCTCCGGATGCTGTCCAGAGGTGTCTTTGACAACCTTCGCAACTTGAAACAACTCACAGCAAGGAATAATCCCTGGCTATGTGATTGTAGTATTAAGTGGGTCACCGAATGGCTCAAGTTAATCCCTTCCTCTATCAACGTGCGAGGGTTCATGTGtcaaggaccagagcacgtccGAGGCATGGCTGTCAGGGAACTCAACATGAATATGTTGTCATGCCCCACAACCACCCCTGATCTGACGCTGGTTACCCAAGCTCCCTCTACATCCCTGCCAACCACAGTAACCCCTACGTCACCGGTCTTTACACCAAGTGACAAACACACTCCTCTTCCCCACACTGTAGCCACACTCCCCACTGTGCCTGAGAGGGACGACGAAGAAAAAGTGACCCCTCCCATTACTGAACAGTTCCAACTTTTCATCCACATTGTGAATGACACTTGCATCCAAGTCAGCTGGCATTCCCTTTTCAACGTGATGGCCTACAAACTGACCTGGGTTAAAATGGGCCACAGTCTGGAAGGCGGCATCATTCAGGAACGGATAGTTAGTGACAAGAGGCAGAACATTAGCTTGGCGAGCCTAGAGCCCAAATCCACGTATCGGATTTGCTTGGTCCCCTTGGATGATTTTAATAATTACCGAGTTGGCGAGGACACCGTCTGCTCTGAAGGCACCACCAAGGCTTCCCTGCTGAGCAATGGAAGCAACACGGCTTCCAGCCACGAACAGACCACTTCTCATAACATTGGGTCCCCGTTTCTCTTGGCAGGCTTGATCGGGGGGGCCGTGGTGTTTGTCCTGGTGGTCCTGCTCAGCATCTTCTGCTGGCACATGCACAAAAAGGGACGCTACACCTCTCAGAAATGGAAATACAACCGGGGCCGGCGGAAAGATGACTACTGCGAAGCAGGGACCAAGAAGGATAACTCCATCCTGGAGATGACAGAAACCAGCTTTCAGATTGTCTCCTTAAATAATGATCAGCTCCTTAAAGGAGATTTCAGACTGCAGCCCATTTATACCCCAAATGGGGGCATTAACTACACAGACTGCCACATCCCCAACAACATGCGCTATTGCAACAGCAGTGTCTCAGACCTGGAGCACTGCCACACGTGA